In the genome of Neofelis nebulosa isolate mNeoNeb1 chromosome 8, mNeoNeb1.pri, whole genome shotgun sequence, one region contains:
- the HDAC7 gene encoding histone deacetylase 7 isoform X3, with protein sequence MFESLDGTQVSPGAHCPSPPGTGRLRPPADTPGPQPQPMDLRVGQRPPVEPPPEPALLALQHPQHLHHHLLFAAGLPQRSAEPMRLPMDTPVPQLQVGQQEQELRQLLNKDKSKRSAVASSVVKQKLAEVILKKQQAALERTVHPNSPSIPYRTLEPLETEGAARSMLSSFLPPVPSLPSDPPEHFPLRKTVSEPNLKLRYKPKKSLERRKNPLLRKESAPPSLRRRPAETLGDSSPSSSSTPASGCSSPNDSEQGPNPVLGSEALLGQRLRLQETSLAPFALPTVSLLPAITLGLPAPARADADRRTHPTLGPRGPVLGSPHAPLFLPHSLESESGGPLSSRLQPILLLDPSVSHAPLLTVPGLGPLPFHFAQSLLTTERLSGSGLHRPLSRTRSEPLPPSATAPPPLGPLQPRLDRLKPHVQLIKRPAKPSEKPRLRQIPSAEDLETDGGGVGPVGDDSLEHRESSHGQHEARGPIPLQQHQQVFLWEQQRLAGRLPRGGTGDSVLLSLAQGSHRPLSRAQSSPAAPASLPTPEPASQARVLPSSETSARTLPFTTGLVYDSVMLKHQCSCGDNSRHPEHAGRIQSIWSRLQERGLRSQCECLRGRKASLEELQSVHSERHVLLYGTNPLSRLKLDNGKLAGLLAQRMFVMLPCGGVGVDTDTIWNELHSSNAARWAAGSVTDLAFKVASRELKNGFAVVRPPGHHADHSTAMGFCFFNSVAIACRQLQQQGKAGKILIMDWDVHHGNGTQQTFYQDPSVLYISLHRHDDGNFFPGSGAVDEVGAGSGEGFNVNVAWAGGLDPPMGDPEYLAAFRMVVMPIAREFSPDLVLVSAGFDAAEGHPAPLGGYHVSAKCFGYMTQQLMSLAGGAVVLALEGGHDLTAICDASEACVAALLGNKVDPLSEEGWKQKPNLNAIRSLEAVIQVHSKYWGCMQRLASCPDSWVPRVPGADTEEVEAVTALASLSVGILAEERPSQQLVEEEEPMNL encoded by the exons ATGTTTGAGTCACTGG ATGGGACCCAGGTGAGCCCGGGTGCCCACTGCCCCAGTCCCCCTGGCACAG GCCGCCTCAGGCCCCCAGCGGACACGCCAGGCCCTCAGCCCCAGCCCATGGACCTGCGGGTGGGCCAGCGGCCCCCGGTGGAGCCCCCGCCAGAGCCGGCGCTGCTGGCCCTGCAGCACCCCCAGCACCTGCACCACCACCTGCTGTTCGCAGCAGGCCTGCCTCAGCGCTCAGCGGAACCCATGAGG CTCCCAATGGACACGCCGGTGCCCCAGTTGCAGGTGGGGCAGCAGGAGCAAGAGCTGCGGCAGCTTCTCAATAAGGACAAGAGCAAGCGAA GTGCCGTAGCTAGCAGTGTGGTCAAGCAGAAGCTGGCAGAGGTGATTCTAAAGAAGCAGCAGGCAGCCCTAGAGAGAACAGTCCATCCCAATAGCCCCAGCATTCCCTACAG AACTCTCGAGCCCTTGGAGACGGAAGGAGCTGCTCGCTCTATGCTTAGCAGCTTTCTGCCTCCTGTTCCCAGCCTGCCCAGTGACCCCCCAGAACACTTCCCTCTCCGAAAGACAG TCTCTGAGCCCAACCTGAAGCTGCGCTACAAGCCCAAGAAGTccctggagaggaggaagaatcCACTGCTCAGAAAGGAGAGCGCCCCGCCCAGTCTCCGGCGGCGGCCTGCAGAGACCCTCGGTG ACTCCTCCCCCAGTAGCAGCAGCACACCAGCATCAGGGTGCAGCTCCCCCAATGACAGCGAGCAAGGCCCCAACCCCGTCCTGGGCTCAGAG GCGCTCTTGGGCCAGCGGCTGCGGCTGCAGGAGACCTCTCTGGCCCCGTTCGCCTTGCCGACAGTGTCCTTGCTGCCCGCAATCACGCTGGGGCTCCCCGCCCCTGCCAGG gCTGATGCTGACCGCAGGACCCATCCGACACTGGGCCCTCGGGGGCCGGTCCTGGGGAGCCCCCATgctcccctcttcctgccccacaGCCTGGAGTCTGAGTCTGGGGGCCCCTTGTCCTCTCGACTACAGCCCATTCTCCTCCTCGATCCCTCAGTCTCTCACGCGCCCCTGCTGACTG TGCCCGGGCTTGGGCCCCTGCCCTTCCACTTTGCCCAGTCCTTACTGACCACCGAGCGGCTCTCTGGGTCAGGCCTCCACCGGCCACTAAGCCGGACCCGCTCAGAGCCCCTGCCCCCAAGCGCCACCGCCCCCCCACCGCTGGGCCCCCTGCAGCCCCGCCTGGACCGGCTCAAACCTCACGTCCAGCTGATCAAG aggccagCCAAGCCAAGTGAGAAGCCCCGACTGCGGCAGATCCCCTCAGCTGAGGACCTGGAGACAGATGGTGGGGGAGTGGGGCCGGTGGGGGATGACAGCCTGGAGCACAGGGAGTCAAGCCATGGGCAGCACGAAGCCAGAGGCCCTATTCCTCTCCAGCAGCACCAGCAG GTTTTCCTCTGGGAGCAGCAGCGACTGGCTGGGCGGCTCCCACGGGGAGGAACTGGGGACTCTGTGCTGCTTTCCCTGGCCCAGGGCAGTCACCGGCCCCTGTCCAGGGCTCAGTCATCCCCAGCTGCGCCTGCCTCACTGCCAACCCCAGAGCCTGCCAGCCAGGCCCGTGTCCTGCCCAGCTCAGAGACCTCTGCCAGGACCCTGCCTTTCACCACAG GGCTGGTGTATGACTCGGTGATGCTGAAACACCAGTGCTCCTGCGGGGACAACAGCAGGCACCCGGAGCACGCGGGCCGTATCCAGAGCATCTGGTCCCGGCTGCAGGAGCGGGGGCTCCGGAGCCAGTGTGAG TGTCTCCGGGGCCGGAAGGCCTCCCTGGAGGAGCTGCAGTCAGTGCACTCCGAGCGGCACGTGCTTCTCTATGGCACCAACCCGCTCAGCCGCCTCAAACTGGACAACGGGAAGCTGGCAG GGCTCCTGGCACAGCGGATGTTTGTGATGCTGCCCTGTGGTGGGGTAGGG GTGGATACCGATACCATCTGGAATGAGCTGCACTCTTCCAATGCGGCCCGCTGGGCAGCCGGCAGCGTCACTGACCTTGCCTTCAAAGTCGCTTCCCGTGAGCTAAAG AATGGTTTTGCTGTGGTTCGGCCCCCAGGACACCATGCGGACCATTCCACAGCCAT ggGCTTCTGCTTCTTCAACTCCGTGGCCATTGCCTGCCGGCAGCTTCAACAACAGGGCAAGGCCGGCAAGATCCTCATCATGGACTGG GATGTTCACCATGGCAATGGCACCCAGCAAACCTTCTACCAGGACCCCAGTGTGCTCTACATCTCCCTGCATCGCCATGATGATGGCAACTTCTTCCCCGGCAGTGGGGCCGTGGATGAG GTGGGAGCTGGCAGCGGTGAGGGCTTCAATGTCAACGTGGCCTGGGCAGGAGGTCTAGACCCCCCTATGGGGGATCCTGAGTACCTGGCTGCCTTCAG GATGGTTGTGATGCCCATTGCCCGAGAGTTCTCTCCGGACCTGGTTCTGGTGTCAGCTGGTTTTGATGCTGCCGAGGGTCACCCAGCCCCGCTGGGTGGCTACCATGTTTCAGCTAAAT GTTTTGGGTACATGACCCAGCAGCTGATGAGCTTGGCGGGAGGTGCAGTGGTGCTGGCCTTGGAAGGTGGCCATGACCTCACAGCCATCTGTGATGCTTCTGAGGCCTGTGTGGCTGCTCTTCTGGGAAACAAG GTGGATCCTCTCTCAGAAGAAGGCTGGAAGCAGAAGCCCAACCTCAACGCCATCCGCTCTTTGGAAGCCGTGATCCAGGTGCACA GTAAATACTGGGGCTGCATGCAGCGCCTGGCCTCCTGTCCAGACTCCTGGGTGCCCAGGGTGCCAGGGGCTGACACAGAAGAAGTGGAGGCAGTGACCGCACTGGCATCCCTCTCCGTGGGAATCCTGGCTGAAGAGCG GCCCTCACAACagctggtggaggaggaagaaCCTATGAATCTCTAA
- the HDAC7 gene encoding histone deacetylase 7 isoform X2, with product MFESLDGTQVSPGAHCPSPPGTGRLRPPADTPGPQPQPMDLRVGQRPPVEPPPEPALLALQHPQHLHHHLLFAAGLPQRSAEPMRLQVGQQEQELRQLLNKDKSKRSAVASSVVKQKLAEVILKKQQAALERTVHPNSPSIPYRTLEPLETEGAARSMLSSFLPPVPSLPSDPPEHFPLRKTVSEPNLKLRYKPKKSLERRKNPLLRKESAPPSLRRRPAETLGDSSPSSSSTPASGCSSPNDSEQGPNPVLGSEALLGQRLRLQETSLAPFALPTVSLLPAITLGLPAPARADADRRTHPTLGPRGPVLGSPHAPLFLPHSLESESGGPLSSRLQPILLLDPSVSHAPLLTVPGLGPLPFHFAQSLLTTERLSGSGLHRPLSRTRSEPLPPSATAPPPLGPLQPRLDRLKPHVQLIKNGFSAGISPPQRPAKPSEKPRLRQIPSAEDLETDGGGVGPVGDDSLEHRESSHGQHEARGPIPLQQHQQVFLWEQQRLAGRLPRGGTGDSVLLSLAQGSHRPLSRAQSSPAAPASLPTPEPASQARVLPSSETSARTLPFTTGLVYDSVMLKHQCSCGDNSRHPEHAGRIQSIWSRLQERGLRSQCECLRGRKASLEELQSVHSERHVLLYGTNPLSRLKLDNGKLAGLLAQRMFVMLPCGGVGVDTDTIWNELHSSNAARWAAGSVTDLAFKVASRELKNGFAVVRPPGHHADHSTAMGFCFFNSVAIACRQLQQQGKAGKILIMDWDVHHGNGTQQTFYQDPSVLYISLHRHDDGNFFPGSGAVDEVGAGSGEGFNVNVAWAGGLDPPMGDPEYLAAFRMVVMPIAREFSPDLVLVSAGFDAAEGHPAPLGGYHVSAKCFGYMTQQLMSLAGGAVVLALEGGHDLTAICDASEACVAALLGNKVDPLSEEGWKQKPNLNAIRSLEAVIQVHSKYWGCMQRLASCPDSWVPRVPGADTEEVEAVTALASLSVGILAEERPSQQLVEEEEPMNL from the exons ATGTTTGAGTCACTGG ATGGGACCCAGGTGAGCCCGGGTGCCCACTGCCCCAGTCCCCCTGGCACAG GCCGCCTCAGGCCCCCAGCGGACACGCCAGGCCCTCAGCCCCAGCCCATGGACCTGCGGGTGGGCCAGCGGCCCCCGGTGGAGCCCCCGCCAGAGCCGGCGCTGCTGGCCCTGCAGCACCCCCAGCACCTGCACCACCACCTGCTGTTCGCAGCAGGCCTGCCTCAGCGCTCAGCGGAACCCATGAGG TTGCAGGTGGGGCAGCAGGAGCAAGAGCTGCGGCAGCTTCTCAATAAGGACAAGAGCAAGCGAA GTGCCGTAGCTAGCAGTGTGGTCAAGCAGAAGCTGGCAGAGGTGATTCTAAAGAAGCAGCAGGCAGCCCTAGAGAGAACAGTCCATCCCAATAGCCCCAGCATTCCCTACAG AACTCTCGAGCCCTTGGAGACGGAAGGAGCTGCTCGCTCTATGCTTAGCAGCTTTCTGCCTCCTGTTCCCAGCCTGCCCAGTGACCCCCCAGAACACTTCCCTCTCCGAAAGACAG TCTCTGAGCCCAACCTGAAGCTGCGCTACAAGCCCAAGAAGTccctggagaggaggaagaatcCACTGCTCAGAAAGGAGAGCGCCCCGCCCAGTCTCCGGCGGCGGCCTGCAGAGACCCTCGGTG ACTCCTCCCCCAGTAGCAGCAGCACACCAGCATCAGGGTGCAGCTCCCCCAATGACAGCGAGCAAGGCCCCAACCCCGTCCTGGGCTCAGAG GCGCTCTTGGGCCAGCGGCTGCGGCTGCAGGAGACCTCTCTGGCCCCGTTCGCCTTGCCGACAGTGTCCTTGCTGCCCGCAATCACGCTGGGGCTCCCCGCCCCTGCCAGG gCTGATGCTGACCGCAGGACCCATCCGACACTGGGCCCTCGGGGGCCGGTCCTGGGGAGCCCCCATgctcccctcttcctgccccacaGCCTGGAGTCTGAGTCTGGGGGCCCCTTGTCCTCTCGACTACAGCCCATTCTCCTCCTCGATCCCTCAGTCTCTCACGCGCCCCTGCTGACTG TGCCCGGGCTTGGGCCCCTGCCCTTCCACTTTGCCCAGTCCTTACTGACCACCGAGCGGCTCTCTGGGTCAGGCCTCCACCGGCCACTAAGCCGGACCCGCTCAGAGCCCCTGCCCCCAAGCGCCACCGCCCCCCCACCGCTGGGCCCCCTGCAGCCCCGCCTGGACCGGCTCAAACCTCACGTCCAGCTGATCAAG AATGGCTTCTCAGCGGgcatctcccctccccagaggccagCCAAGCCAAGTGAGAAGCCCCGACTGCGGCAGATCCCCTCAGCTGAGGACCTGGAGACAGATGGTGGGGGAGTGGGGCCGGTGGGGGATGACAGCCTGGAGCACAGGGAGTCAAGCCATGGGCAGCACGAAGCCAGAGGCCCTATTCCTCTCCAGCAGCACCAGCAG GTTTTCCTCTGGGAGCAGCAGCGACTGGCTGGGCGGCTCCCACGGGGAGGAACTGGGGACTCTGTGCTGCTTTCCCTGGCCCAGGGCAGTCACCGGCCCCTGTCCAGGGCTCAGTCATCCCCAGCTGCGCCTGCCTCACTGCCAACCCCAGAGCCTGCCAGCCAGGCCCGTGTCCTGCCCAGCTCAGAGACCTCTGCCAGGACCCTGCCTTTCACCACAG GGCTGGTGTATGACTCGGTGATGCTGAAACACCAGTGCTCCTGCGGGGACAACAGCAGGCACCCGGAGCACGCGGGCCGTATCCAGAGCATCTGGTCCCGGCTGCAGGAGCGGGGGCTCCGGAGCCAGTGTGAG TGTCTCCGGGGCCGGAAGGCCTCCCTGGAGGAGCTGCAGTCAGTGCACTCCGAGCGGCACGTGCTTCTCTATGGCACCAACCCGCTCAGCCGCCTCAAACTGGACAACGGGAAGCTGGCAG GGCTCCTGGCACAGCGGATGTTTGTGATGCTGCCCTGTGGTGGGGTAGGG GTGGATACCGATACCATCTGGAATGAGCTGCACTCTTCCAATGCGGCCCGCTGGGCAGCCGGCAGCGTCACTGACCTTGCCTTCAAAGTCGCTTCCCGTGAGCTAAAG AATGGTTTTGCTGTGGTTCGGCCCCCAGGACACCATGCGGACCATTCCACAGCCAT ggGCTTCTGCTTCTTCAACTCCGTGGCCATTGCCTGCCGGCAGCTTCAACAACAGGGCAAGGCCGGCAAGATCCTCATCATGGACTGG GATGTTCACCATGGCAATGGCACCCAGCAAACCTTCTACCAGGACCCCAGTGTGCTCTACATCTCCCTGCATCGCCATGATGATGGCAACTTCTTCCCCGGCAGTGGGGCCGTGGATGAG GTGGGAGCTGGCAGCGGTGAGGGCTTCAATGTCAACGTGGCCTGGGCAGGAGGTCTAGACCCCCCTATGGGGGATCCTGAGTACCTGGCTGCCTTCAG GATGGTTGTGATGCCCATTGCCCGAGAGTTCTCTCCGGACCTGGTTCTGGTGTCAGCTGGTTTTGATGCTGCCGAGGGTCACCCAGCCCCGCTGGGTGGCTACCATGTTTCAGCTAAAT GTTTTGGGTACATGACCCAGCAGCTGATGAGCTTGGCGGGAGGTGCAGTGGTGCTGGCCTTGGAAGGTGGCCATGACCTCACAGCCATCTGTGATGCTTCTGAGGCCTGTGTGGCTGCTCTTCTGGGAAACAAG GTGGATCCTCTCTCAGAAGAAGGCTGGAAGCAGAAGCCCAACCTCAACGCCATCCGCTCTTTGGAAGCCGTGATCCAGGTGCACA GTAAATACTGGGGCTGCATGCAGCGCCTGGCCTCCTGTCCAGACTCCTGGGTGCCCAGGGTGCCAGGGGCTGACACAGAAGAAGTGGAGGCAGTGACCGCACTGGCATCCCTCTCCGTGGGAATCCTGGCTGAAGAGCG GCCCTCACAACagctggtggaggaggaagaaCCTATGAATCTCTAA
- the HDAC7 gene encoding histone deacetylase 7 isoform X4: protein MFESLDGTQVSPGAHCPSPPGTGRLRPPADTPGPQPQPMDLRVGQRPPVEPPPEPALLALQHPQHLHHHLLFAAGLPQRSAEPMRLPMDTPVPQLQVGQQEQELRQLLNKDKSKRSAVASSVVKQKLAEVILKKQQAALERTVHPNSPSIPYRTLEPLETEGAARSMLSSFLPPVPSLPSDPPEHFPLRKTVSEPNLKLRYKPKKSLERRKNPLLRKESAPPSLRRRPAETLGDSSPSSSSTPASGCSSPNDSEQGPNPVLGSEADADRRTHPTLGPRGPVLGSPHAPLFLPHSLESESGGPLSSRLQPILLLDPSVSHAPLLTVPGLGPLPFHFAQSLLTTERLSGSGLHRPLSRTRSEPLPPSATAPPPLGPLQPRLDRLKPHVQLIKNGFSAGISPPQRPAKPSEKPRLRQIPSAEDLETDGGGVGPVGDDSLEHRESSHGQHEARGPIPLQQHQQVFLWEQQRLAGRLPRGGTGDSVLLSLAQGSHRPLSRAQSSPAAPASLPTPEPASQARVLPSSETSARTLPFTTGLVYDSVMLKHQCSCGDNSRHPEHAGRIQSIWSRLQERGLRSQCECLRGRKASLEELQSVHSERHVLLYGTNPLSRLKLDNGKLAGLLAQRMFVMLPCGGVGVDTDTIWNELHSSNAARWAAGSVTDLAFKVASRELKNGFAVVRPPGHHADHSTAMGFCFFNSVAIACRQLQQQGKAGKILIMDWDVHHGNGTQQTFYQDPSVLYISLHRHDDGNFFPGSGAVDEVGAGSGEGFNVNVAWAGGLDPPMGDPEYLAAFRMVVMPIAREFSPDLVLVSAGFDAAEGHPAPLGGYHVSAKCFGYMTQQLMSLAGGAVVLALEGGHDLTAICDASEACVAALLGNKVDPLSEEGWKQKPNLNAIRSLEAVIQVHSKYWGCMQRLASCPDSWVPRVPGADTEEVEAVTALASLSVGILAEERPSQQLVEEEEPMNL, encoded by the exons ATGTTTGAGTCACTGG ATGGGACCCAGGTGAGCCCGGGTGCCCACTGCCCCAGTCCCCCTGGCACAG GCCGCCTCAGGCCCCCAGCGGACACGCCAGGCCCTCAGCCCCAGCCCATGGACCTGCGGGTGGGCCAGCGGCCCCCGGTGGAGCCCCCGCCAGAGCCGGCGCTGCTGGCCCTGCAGCACCCCCAGCACCTGCACCACCACCTGCTGTTCGCAGCAGGCCTGCCTCAGCGCTCAGCGGAACCCATGAGG CTCCCAATGGACACGCCGGTGCCCCAGTTGCAGGTGGGGCAGCAGGAGCAAGAGCTGCGGCAGCTTCTCAATAAGGACAAGAGCAAGCGAA GTGCCGTAGCTAGCAGTGTGGTCAAGCAGAAGCTGGCAGAGGTGATTCTAAAGAAGCAGCAGGCAGCCCTAGAGAGAACAGTCCATCCCAATAGCCCCAGCATTCCCTACAG AACTCTCGAGCCCTTGGAGACGGAAGGAGCTGCTCGCTCTATGCTTAGCAGCTTTCTGCCTCCTGTTCCCAGCCTGCCCAGTGACCCCCCAGAACACTTCCCTCTCCGAAAGACAG TCTCTGAGCCCAACCTGAAGCTGCGCTACAAGCCCAAGAAGTccctggagaggaggaagaatcCACTGCTCAGAAAGGAGAGCGCCCCGCCCAGTCTCCGGCGGCGGCCTGCAGAGACCCTCGGTG ACTCCTCCCCCAGTAGCAGCAGCACACCAGCATCAGGGTGCAGCTCCCCCAATGACAGCGAGCAAGGCCCCAACCCCGTCCTGGGCTCAGAG gCTGATGCTGACCGCAGGACCCATCCGACACTGGGCCCTCGGGGGCCGGTCCTGGGGAGCCCCCATgctcccctcttcctgccccacaGCCTGGAGTCTGAGTCTGGGGGCCCCTTGTCCTCTCGACTACAGCCCATTCTCCTCCTCGATCCCTCAGTCTCTCACGCGCCCCTGCTGACTG TGCCCGGGCTTGGGCCCCTGCCCTTCCACTTTGCCCAGTCCTTACTGACCACCGAGCGGCTCTCTGGGTCAGGCCTCCACCGGCCACTAAGCCGGACCCGCTCAGAGCCCCTGCCCCCAAGCGCCACCGCCCCCCCACCGCTGGGCCCCCTGCAGCCCCGCCTGGACCGGCTCAAACCTCACGTCCAGCTGATCAAG AATGGCTTCTCAGCGGgcatctcccctccccagaggccagCCAAGCCAAGTGAGAAGCCCCGACTGCGGCAGATCCCCTCAGCTGAGGACCTGGAGACAGATGGTGGGGGAGTGGGGCCGGTGGGGGATGACAGCCTGGAGCACAGGGAGTCAAGCCATGGGCAGCACGAAGCCAGAGGCCCTATTCCTCTCCAGCAGCACCAGCAG GTTTTCCTCTGGGAGCAGCAGCGACTGGCTGGGCGGCTCCCACGGGGAGGAACTGGGGACTCTGTGCTGCTTTCCCTGGCCCAGGGCAGTCACCGGCCCCTGTCCAGGGCTCAGTCATCCCCAGCTGCGCCTGCCTCACTGCCAACCCCAGAGCCTGCCAGCCAGGCCCGTGTCCTGCCCAGCTCAGAGACCTCTGCCAGGACCCTGCCTTTCACCACAG GGCTGGTGTATGACTCGGTGATGCTGAAACACCAGTGCTCCTGCGGGGACAACAGCAGGCACCCGGAGCACGCGGGCCGTATCCAGAGCATCTGGTCCCGGCTGCAGGAGCGGGGGCTCCGGAGCCAGTGTGAG TGTCTCCGGGGCCGGAAGGCCTCCCTGGAGGAGCTGCAGTCAGTGCACTCCGAGCGGCACGTGCTTCTCTATGGCACCAACCCGCTCAGCCGCCTCAAACTGGACAACGGGAAGCTGGCAG GGCTCCTGGCACAGCGGATGTTTGTGATGCTGCCCTGTGGTGGGGTAGGG GTGGATACCGATACCATCTGGAATGAGCTGCACTCTTCCAATGCGGCCCGCTGGGCAGCCGGCAGCGTCACTGACCTTGCCTTCAAAGTCGCTTCCCGTGAGCTAAAG AATGGTTTTGCTGTGGTTCGGCCCCCAGGACACCATGCGGACCATTCCACAGCCAT ggGCTTCTGCTTCTTCAACTCCGTGGCCATTGCCTGCCGGCAGCTTCAACAACAGGGCAAGGCCGGCAAGATCCTCATCATGGACTGG GATGTTCACCATGGCAATGGCACCCAGCAAACCTTCTACCAGGACCCCAGTGTGCTCTACATCTCCCTGCATCGCCATGATGATGGCAACTTCTTCCCCGGCAGTGGGGCCGTGGATGAG GTGGGAGCTGGCAGCGGTGAGGGCTTCAATGTCAACGTGGCCTGGGCAGGAGGTCTAGACCCCCCTATGGGGGATCCTGAGTACCTGGCTGCCTTCAG GATGGTTGTGATGCCCATTGCCCGAGAGTTCTCTCCGGACCTGGTTCTGGTGTCAGCTGGTTTTGATGCTGCCGAGGGTCACCCAGCCCCGCTGGGTGGCTACCATGTTTCAGCTAAAT GTTTTGGGTACATGACCCAGCAGCTGATGAGCTTGGCGGGAGGTGCAGTGGTGCTGGCCTTGGAAGGTGGCCATGACCTCACAGCCATCTGTGATGCTTCTGAGGCCTGTGTGGCTGCTCTTCTGGGAAACAAG GTGGATCCTCTCTCAGAAGAAGGCTGGAAGCAGAAGCCCAACCTCAACGCCATCCGCTCTTTGGAAGCCGTGATCCAGGTGCACA GTAAATACTGGGGCTGCATGCAGCGCCTGGCCTCCTGTCCAGACTCCTGGGTGCCCAGGGTGCCAGGGGCTGACACAGAAGAAGTGGAGGCAGTGACCGCACTGGCATCCCTCTCCGTGGGAATCCTGGCTGAAGAGCG GCCCTCACAACagctggtggaggaggaagaaCCTATGAATCTCTAA